The following are encoded in a window of Candidatus Limnocylindrales bacterium genomic DNA:
- a CDS encoding HAD family phosphatase, which translates to MASTFLVNSAAVSATASTNSTDSTNGLDHIDPSRIRAAVFDYGGVLIEGGPSEVAAFGGKTGLSEDIWRPLRREFFGNDGIWARLERGEVPYSDFTAALRRAIHDAGGTVSEQQAESFMGSPDPMGQRARLRPQMLDAVRRIRAVMPTALLTNNVREWRAEWERVLDPASLFDVIIDSSEVGARKPEPRIYEITREKLGVAHDEIFFVDDIGQNLKAARALGWNTLLFRETAEVLPVLEALVTARQRELTGKPAGESRQKS; encoded by the coding sequence TTGGCAAGCACTTTTCTGGTCAACTCCGCCGCCGTGTCCGCAACCGCCAGCACGAACAGCACCGACAGCACGAACGGGCTCGACCATATCGACCCCAGCCGGATCCGCGCTGCCGTTTTCGACTACGGCGGCGTGCTGATCGAAGGCGGCCCGAGCGAAGTCGCGGCATTCGGCGGCAAGACCGGCCTTTCCGAGGACATCTGGCGGCCGCTGCGGCGGGAATTCTTCGGCAACGACGGCATCTGGGCCAGGCTCGAGCGCGGAGAGGTCCCGTATTCGGACTTCACCGCCGCACTTCGCCGCGCGATTCATGATGCCGGCGGCACCGTCAGCGAGCAGCAGGCCGAGTCGTTCATGGGCAGCCCCGATCCGATGGGCCAGCGCGCGCGGCTGCGGCCACAGATGCTCGACGCGGTTCGTCGCATCCGCGCGGTCATGCCGACGGCGCTGCTGACCAACAACGTCAGGGAGTGGCGGGCCGAGTGGGAGCGGGTTCTCGATCCCGCGTCGCTGTTCGACGTCATCATCGATTCCAGCGAAGTCGGAGCACGCAAGCCCGAGCCGCGCATCTACGAAATCACGCGAGAGAAGCTCGGCGTCGCGCACGACGAGATCTTCTTCGTCGACGACATCGGGCAGAACCTGAAGGCTGCGCGCGCGCTCGGCTGGAACACGCTGTTGTTTCGGGAGACCGCCGAAGTGCTGCCGGTGCTCGAAGCGCTCGTCACCGCGCGGCAGCGCGAGCTCACGGGCAAACCGGCCGGAGAGTCCCGCCAGAAATCCTGA
- a CDS encoding VOC family protein — protein sequence MHRSRLATIVIDCADTGFETGAKFWSAALGKPVVAHRQGNDRFASLKGRVGGDAGLYIGLQRVPAEERAVHLDIETDDVDAEVARLEQLGARVKARIRRHVVMTAPSGHAFCVVPVQRGDFPHGATEWP from the coding sequence ATGCACCGGAGCCGCCTCGCCACCATCGTCATCGACTGCGCCGACACCGGCTTCGAGACCGGCGCGAAGTTCTGGAGCGCTGCGCTCGGCAAGCCCGTCGTTGCGCATCGCCAAGGCAACGACAGGTTCGCGTCATTGAAAGGCCGGGTCGGCGGCGATGCGGGACTGTATATCGGACTTCAGCGCGTGCCTGCGGAGGAGCGGGCCGTGCACCTCGACATCGAGACGGACGACGTCGACGCGGAAGTCGCACGCCTCGAACAACTCGGCGCTCGTGTGAAGGCGCGCATCCGGCGCCATGTGGTCATGACCGCGCCGTCCGGCCACGCATTCTGCGTCGTCCCGGTCCAGCGCGGCGACTTCCCGCATGGTGCGACCGAGTGGCCTTGA